One part of the Thermoanaerobacterium sp. CMT5567-10 genome encodes these proteins:
- a CDS encoding RAMP superfamily CRISPR-associated protein yields MYDNKIERVIFVSGILKLETPCMIGSGNDTNTDIDVVKDKNDIPYIPGSSIAGVLRTFLSDGSKEDDEPEYVKCLFGKRKKDNDESTISPIYFYDMNMINYSNERISIRDGVKLDYKTKTSMENNKYDYEVIESGSCFLFRIEIQLRRKLSYLNDKVENILYKILYSMIDGEIRLGGKTNRGLGKCTIDKNSIKILDLNFNDKEHLEENLIRWFNFDWDCFVGNKNLDEFKHETHINNIKTIKVPLNIDTSIIIRSYNNLENSDQKHITSNGIPVIPGTSWGGAIRSGCYKILKLFYDKLLKLDDYKINNKVNSNINCIFGYVDNESKKAETSKILIEEAKINNGKTLYQTRVKIDRFTGGAAESALFDEEPIYGGETYLTIKVKSEEDWIIGLLILVIKDIQNGFIPIGGEASAGRGIMNGDKIYIDNEVVDSNSERKYLKSLYDFIVGGVSK; encoded by the coding sequence ATGTATGATAATAAAATAGAAAGGGTAATATTTGTTTCAGGAATTTTAAAGTTAGAAACACCTTGTATGATAGGTTCTGGCAATGATACTAATACAGATATAGATGTAGTAAAAGATAAAAACGATATACCGTATATACCAGGGAGTTCTATAGCAGGTGTATTGCGTACTTTTCTATCAGATGGATCTAAAGAAGATGATGAACCTGAATATGTTAAATGTTTATTTGGAAAAAGGAAGAAAGACAATGATGAATCAACAATTAGTCCAATATATTTTTATGATATGAACATGATAAACTATAGTAATGAAAGAATTAGTATCCGTGATGGTGTAAAACTTGATTATAAAACAAAGACATCAATGGAAAATAATAAATACGATTATGAGGTTATTGAAAGTGGAAGTTGTTTCCTGTTTAGAATAGAAATACAACTTAGACGAAAATTATCGTATTTAAATGATAAAGTCGAAAATATTTTATACAAAATTTTATATTCTATGATTGATGGAGAAATAAGATTAGGCGGAAAGACTAATAGAGGTTTAGGAAAATGTACAATTGATAAAAATAGTATAAAAATTCTAGATCTCAATTTTAATGATAAAGAGCATTTAGAAGAAAACTTAATTAGATGGTTTAATTTTGACTGGGATTGTTTTGTTGGCAATAAAAATTTGGATGAATTTAAACATGAAACACATATAAATAATATAAAAACAATAAAAGTTCCGCTAAATATCGATACATCGATAATTATAAGAAGTTATAATAACCTTGAAAATTCTGATCAAAAGCATATAACAAGCAATGGTATACCGGTTATTCCTGGTACAAGCTGGGGTGGTGCTATAAGAAGTGGATGTTATAAGATACTTAAATTGTTTTATGATAAATTGTTAAAGCTGGATGATTATAAAATTAATAATAAAGTTAATTCAAATATAAATTGTATTTTTGGATATGTAGACAATGAAAGTAAAAAAGCAGAAACGTCAAAGATATTAATCGAAGAAGCGAAAATTAATAATGGTAAGACATTATATCAAACGAGAGTAAAAATAGACAGATTTACTGGTGGTGCGGCGGAATCTGCACTTTTTGATGAAGAGCCTATTTATGGTGGAGAAACATATCTGACTATAAAAGTTAAATCAGAAGAAGATTGGATAATAGGGTTATTAATATTGGTGATAAAGGATATACAAAATGGTTTTATCCCAATAGGTGGTGAAGCTTCTGCTGGTAGAGGCATTATGAATGGAGATAAAATATACATTGATAATGAAGTTGTCGATTCAAATTCTGAAAGAAAATATCTAAAGAGTTTATATGACTTCATAGTAGGAGGTGTATCAAAGTGA
- the csx19 gene encoding CRISPR-associated protein Csx19 produces the protein MNSIDINKIKSLIYRFCESRCCNILLQKDYEVLLGIATKDTIRFYGDNKFDEEHIIDIRVFDKNGELHIWKINDDFYYRFKDDEFKIDKNRDYNERVLKDKKIFVEYPIVFGSTLEKADEKWTILKEMERGIKIYFPYDISQEQLPIRYKVYNYYDFDEDGILRFYDARLCGFFDKDFKELESEII, from the coding sequence GTGAATTCCATTGATATTAATAAAATAAAATCATTAATTTATAGATTTTGTGAAAGTAGATGCTGCAATATTTTATTACAAAAAGATTATGAGGTTCTTTTAGGTATTGCTACAAAAGATACAATTCGATTTTATGGTGATAATAAATTTGATGAAGAACATATAATTGACATTCGTGTTTTTGATAAAAATGGTGAACTCCATATATGGAAAATAAATGATGATTTTTATTATAGATTTAAAGACGATGAATTTAAAATTGATAAAAATAGAGATTATAATGAAAGAGTTTTAAAAGATAAAAAAATATTTGTGGAATATCCGATTGTTTTTGGTTCTACGCTTGAAAAAGCTGATGAAAAATGGACAATTCTTAAAGAGATGGAAAGAGGAATAAAAATATATTTCCCATATGATATATCCCAGGAACAATTACCAATTAGATATAAGGTTTATAACTATTATGATTTTGATGAGGATGGGATCCTAAGATTTTATGATGCAAGGTTATGTGGATTTTTTGATAAAGATTTTAAAGAGTTGGAGAGTGAGATAATATGA